GCGCTGCTCGTTCTTCGCTTCATCACGGGTCTGGGCCTGGGTTGCATCATGCCCAACGCAATGGCGCTGGCCGGTGAGTTCAGCCCCGCACGCTCTCGCGTCACGTGGATGATGCTGGTGTCGTGCGGCTTTACCGTGGGCGCGGCACTTGGCGGCTTTGTGAGCGCGGCGCTGCTCTCACGCTTTGGGTGGCAGGCAGTGTTCCTGGTGGGCGGGCTGGTGCCCCTCGCCATTGGCGTGATGATGGTGCTGTGGCTGCCGGAATCCCTGCAATACCTGGTGCTCAAGGGCGATCCACAAACGCGCCATCAGCGTCTGGCTCGGTGGCTGAGCAAGCTGGCGCCGCAACTGCAGGTGAACGCGCAAACGCAATTCGTGGTGCCCGAGGCAGCCGCGCGTGGCATGCCGGTCTCCGCGCTGTTCACGGAAGGCCGCGCCAAGGTCACGCTCGTGCTGTGGGTCATCAACTTCATGAACCTGATCGACCTGTACTTCCTGTCGAACTGGCTGCCGACGCTGATTCGCGATGCCGGTTACCCCACGGATACCGCTGTGCTGGTGGCGACCGCGCTGCAGGTGGGCGGTGTGATCGGCACGCTCACGCTGGGCCGATTGATCGATCGCCTCGGCTTTGTGCGCGTGCTGGCCGTGTGCTTCCTGGTCGCCTGCGTCACCGTCGGGTGGATCGGCCATGTGGCGGCTGCGCTGCCCGTGCTGGTGACGGTGGTGTTCGTGGCCGGCTTCTGCATCGTCGGCGGACAGCCTGCGGTAAATGCGCTCGCCGCCACGTATTACCCCACCACGCTGCGGGCCACCGGCATCGGCTGGAGCCTGGGCGTGGGCCGCATCGGCTCTGTCATCGGCCCGGTGATCGGCGGCCAGTTGATTGCCATGCAATGGAGCGGCCCGGCGTTGTTCTCGGCCGCCGCGGTGCCGGCGATGGTGTCATTCGGCATGGTGCT
Above is a genomic segment from Ralstonia pickettii containing:
- a CDS encoding MFS transporter, yielding MRPAHAARDTSSTPIDLVRLIDQGKVGGFQILLLAICGLCLIIDGFDVQAMGYVAPAIIKDWNITKASLGPVFGAGLFGMLVGSLVFGVLGDRFGRRPVLIVATFFFAACMLATTQVATVEALLVLRFITGLGLGCIMPNAMALAGEFSPARSRVTWMMLVSCGFTVGAALGGFVSAALLSRFGWQAVFLVGGLVPLAIGVMMVLWLPESLQYLVLKGDPQTRHQRLARWLSKLAPQLQVNAQTQFVVPEAAARGMPVSALFTEGRAKVTLVLWVINFMNLIDLYFLSNWLPTLIRDAGYPTDTAVLVATALQVGGVIGTLTLGRLIDRLGFVRVLAVCFLVACVTVGWIGHVAAALPVLVTVVFVAGFCIVGGQPAVNALAATYYPTTLRATGIGWSLGVGRIGSVIGPVIGGQLIAMQWSGPALFSAAAVPAMVSFGMVLALTLAASGADAARFASGRATGKPA